From the Phorcysia thermohydrogeniphila genome, the window AATCCACTTCACACCTTTTTCTTTCAACCTCTCTATAAGGAGCTCTGTCCTTTCTTCCGGAACGGCAATGAGGAGCCCTCCTGAAGTTTGAGGGTCAAAGAGGAGCATTCTCGTATCCTCGTCAACGGAGTCAGAAAATCTAACGCTATTTCCAACGTAGTCAACGTTATCATAAGTAGCAGCAGGGAGAAGACCCATCGCAGCGTATTCCTTTGCTCCTTCCAAAAAGCGTAGCTTTTCAGAGTAAATCACTGCTCCAACTCCACTAAACTTCACCATCTCGTAAAGGTGTCCCAAGAACCCAAAGCCGGTTATATCCGTGCAAGCATTCACTCCAACTTCAACCATTGCCTCTGAAGCGTACTTGTTCAGCGTTGTCATAACCTCTGAAACTTCTTCTATCTCTTCCTGAGAAGCCATCCCGGCCTTTATGGCTGTCGTCAGAACGCCTATACCGAGGGGCTTTGTGTATATGAGGACATCGCCGGGCTTTGCCGTGGAGTTCCTAACAAATTTTTTTGGGTGGACAATCCCCGTAACGGAAAGACCGTATTTCGTCTCAAGGTCGTCCACCGTGTGCCCACCAATCAGCGAAACTCCAGCCTCTTTTAGCTTAGAAATTCCTCCCCGCAGGATTTCCTTAAGGTATTCCATAGGAACCCTGCAGGCGTCAAACATCACAAGGTTGATAGCCGTTAAAGGCCTTCCGCCCATAGCGTAAACGTCAGAGAGGGCATTCGCAACGGCTATCTGGCCGTAAACAAAAGGGTCATCAACCACAGGAGTTATAAAGTCTGCCGTTTGAACTAAGGCAACTTCATCTGAAAGTTTGTAAATACCAGCGTCCTCAGACGTCTCTATTCCGACAAGGACGTTATCATCCACTGGTATCTCAAGCTCTTTGAGAACCTTCTCAAGCCCGACCGGGCTTAACTTCGCCCCTCAGCCGGAAGCCCTAACCGTCTGGGTCAGCTTAAAGGGTTTCAATACTTACCTCCAGAGCTCCGTTCTACAGCTTAACTGAGTATACACTAAACCCTTAAGGGAAAAGTTTAGCCCTTTAAACACTCAAAGTTTTCTCTAAAAAGTTTAACTCCATACTTTTCCCTCAAGCTTTTAAGGAGCTCCTTCTCTTTCTCCCTCAGCTTTTCCCCTTCAAGCCTTAAAGTTATGTAGTTACGGGCTTCCGTAAGGGTAATCTCCTTGGGGGGAATAAATTTGAGAACCTTAACTACGATGTACCTGTTACTACCGAGGTCGGCGATTAAGACCTTACCAGCTTTTTTGTCCCCTCCCATAAATATCAGCGTTCCTACAGGATCCTTAGGGTCGTTGTAGTAGCTTTTTTCCTTAGCCGTAAACTGGGCAAAAGCCCTTGCCACCTGTTTCCAGTCTTTACCTTTCTCAAGTTCTTCTTTTGCCTTCTCTGCCCTCTCTTTACTGCGGAAGTAGAAAACAACCGCTTTTGCCCTCTCCGGCATTTTGAACTTTTCCCTGTTCTGCTCGTAGAACCTCTTTATCTCCTCTTCGGTTACGGTTATTTTCTTGCGGAGCTCCTTCCTGAAAACTTCTATAGCTTTACCGGCATAGTACTCGGTAAGCATCCTCTGAAACTCAGGGTTTTTATCGTAACCCTTCTCTACAGCTTTCCTGTAAAAGTACTCTGTTAGGAGCTCTTTTTTCAGCTTTTCTTTCAGCTTTGAGGTATCTTTTCCTTCTGCTGCGACTTCTATCCCGCAGCAGCTTGCAACCACTCTACCGTCTTTCTGGGTGAAGGCTATTTTCTTTTCAACACTGGCGTAAATGTCCCTCACAGCCTCGTCGTACTTCTTTACCTTTAGCTCGTTCCTTATAAACTTCCTGTCCCCTTCTGTCATCTTTGAAGGGTCTTTGTCTGGGAAGAGCTCCTTGAAACGCTTAACTATCTCCTCGTCCGTTACCTTTTCTGCCACTTCTTGAGCTTGTAGGGAAACGTAGTAACGAGAAAGGTACTCCTTCTTGAACCTTTCAATTTCCCTGTCCAAACCGTACTTTTTAGCAAGTCCTGAATCTTCAACGTACTTAATTACAAGCCTTCTATTTATCATTCTGTTAAGTAAATCTTCCGGGTGCTTTGAGAAGTAGTCCTTCGCCTTAGGCTTTAAGAGCTCCTCAACGTACCTGTAATCTCCCAAGGTAATTCTTATCCCCTTGCCAGAGGCAAGTAGCGTATCCTCAGTGCAGACAGTTTCCTTCTTGGTTTCCGCTTTTTGAACGCCACTTTCGCAGGAAGTTGAAATAAAAGCCACCAATAGAAGGGCTGGCAAAAAGCGTCTCATTTCTATCCTCCATTAAAAAAGTGAAATCCCTCAGGCCCTACAAAGGGCCTGAGGGCTAAGAAGTACCAAGGAACATTTTACTGCTTCTTCTTCCTTCTAAATCCAAACAGTCCGAGGAGACCAGAGAAGAGAACTCCAAGGTTGAATGCCCCAGAAGCAGGGCTTGCAGCTGGTGTTACTGAACAGCCTCCACCGCCACCACCGGTAGGCGTCTCGGCCTCGCTTCCAGCAGTTGGCGTAATGTTCCTCAGGATAGCTACAGCAAGCTCTCCTTCACCTGTAGCCCTTGAGTCTGCCCTAATGGCAGCAACGTTCAAGGTTAACGTCTTGGAGTAGGAGTCGTAGGAAGCCCATCCCCTGTTGATAGCTTCCCTCATAGTAATGGACTCAGGGTTGAAGCTATCTTTGTCAACTTCGTAAGAAACTTTCTCTCCCTCTGAATGTCTTACCTTGACTATTTCGGCGTAGTTGAGGTAAAGGTCGTCAATGCTGGCTACGCCAAGGTCAGAAAGCTTAAACTCCAGCTTCTCTATGTAGTGGGAGAGAATAACTGGCGTGAATACCGCTTCAACCCCTTCTCTTTCGCCTGCATCAACGATTTCATCGGCAAGGTGTTCAAAGCCAAGGAGCTCCGGTAGTTCATTCTTAAGCCTTACAACAATAGCCCTTCTTGGCATTTCTCCTTCTGGAAGAACCTCTGTCTCAACCTCAACGGGAACTCCTTCAAACTTCATACTCCACTTCTTGTTCTTCCACTCTTCTGGTGCTGTAGCCGGAACAGCAAAGGCAATACCGTCAATGCCGCTACTTTCAACAGGTATCGGAACTAAGTGTCTGTCAATGTCAAGGCCGTTAGAGAGGGCGTTTACGAGAAAGTCTCCAGCGTGCCTAATCATAACCTCGTAGTTCTTTCCTCCCCAACTCATGGTTCCGTAGATAGGCTCTCCTTCCTCGTTCTCCGGGGAGTTAAAGAATACTAAGGTATGAGCTTCAACAGCTTCTCTGTAAGCCTTAGGAGGTATTTTTACAGGAACTGTAACGATTTCCCTTCCAAGTCCGAAGTACTTAATCGTTCCATCAGAGTTCTTAACAATAAGGGAAGATAGCGTTTCATCTCCTTCTATGTCCCCCATGTTAGCCTGAGGAAGTCTTCCATTCCTTGCATCGTGGCAAGCAGAACAGGAGAGCTCCTCTCCATTTATGCTCTTCTCGTTAGCACCAAGGGCATACTCTTTTGGAAGAACGCCGTGGTCAATGCTAAATGGAGCCGTCCAGATGTAAAAGACAGGGTCTGGGTTTTTAACTCCTTCCGCCTTAAGAACCTCAGTGATAGCTCTCTTCATAGCATCATACTCAGTATCCGTGTCAATCTCCGGCATGAAGTCTCCGTTGTCGTCGCAGATTGGGTCACCCAGTATCGTCTTAACACAAACCTTGTTGTTCTCCCAGTAGTAAGCAGGAACTTTCTTGTCGCTCTGTCCAGCAGGTAGGATTCCCGAAGAGGCAGCCTCAGAGGTTACCTCACCGCTTAAGGCCGCGTTTATCTCCCTCGTGTAAAGAACCTTACCGGTTGACTTGTCGTACCAAGTAACGAGGG encodes:
- the selD gene encoding selenide, water dikinase SelD, yielding MKPFKLTQTVRASGUGAKLSPVGLEKVLKELEIPVDDNVLVGIETSEDAGIYKLSDEVALVQTADFITPVVDDPFVYGQIAVANALSDVYAMGGRPLTAINLVMFDACRVPMEYLKEILRGGISKLKEAGVSLIGGHTVDDLETKYGLSVTGIVHPKKFVRNSTAKPGDVLIYTKPLGIGVLTTAIKAGMASQEEIEEVSEVMTTLNKYASEAMVEVGVNACTDITGFGFLGHLYEMVKFSGVGAVIYSEKLRFLEGAKEYAAMGLLPAATYDNVDYVGNSVRFSDSVDEDTRMLLFDPQTSGGLLIAVPEERTELLIERLKEKGVKWIQEAGKIKEGNLIEVV
- a CDS encoding peptidyl-prolyl cis-trans isomerase, which encodes MRRFLPALLLVAFISTSCESGVQKAETKKETVCTEDTLLASGKGIRITLGDYRYVEELLKPKAKDYFSKHPEDLLNRMINRRLVIKYVEDSGLAKKYGLDREIERFKKEYLSRYYVSLQAQEVAEKVTDEEIVKRFKELFPDKDPSKMTEGDRKFIRNELKVKKYDEAVRDIYASVEKKIAFTQKDGRVVASCCGIEVAAEGKDTSKLKEKLKKELLTEYFYRKAVEKGYDKNPEFQRMLTEYYAGKAIEVFRKELRKKITVTEEEIKRFYEQNREKFKMPERAKAVVFYFRSKERAEKAKEELEKGKDWKQVARAFAQFTAKEKSYYNDPKDPVGTLIFMGGDKKAGKVLIADLGSNRYIVVKVLKFIPPKEITLTEARNYITLRLEGEKLREKEKELLKSLREKYGVKLFRENFECLKG